A stretch of the Streptomyces sp. NBC_00078 genome encodes the following:
- a CDS encoding cobyrinate a,c-diamide synthase, whose protein sequence is MVTAVPRLVIAAPTSGSGKTTVATGLMAALAARGLAVSPHKVGPDYIDPGYHALATGRVGRNLDAYLCGPELVGPLFLHGARGCDIAVVEGVMGMFDGAAGEGELASTAHVAKLLGAPVVLVVDASSQSRSVAALVHGFASWDPAVRVGGVILNKVASDRHEELLREALESAGVPVLGVLRRVAQVDTPSRHLGLVPVAERRAAAVEAVAAMAAQVSAGCDLDGLVALARSAGALSCAGWDAAEAVASSPPPPLPVASPGAAAPVPPLRPAGPRPRTADGPVVAVAGGAAFTFSYAEHGELLAAAGAEVVVFDPLRDEQLPDGASGLVIGGGFPEVYAAELSANEPLRKAVADLAASAAPVAAECAGLLYLCREIDGLPMCGVLDADARMSERLTLGYRDAVAVSDSVLAAAGTRMRGHEFHRTVVEPGAGASPAWGVRAPAPRVEGFVQQGVHASYVHTHWASEPGVARRFVERCRTS, encoded by the coding sequence GTGGTAACTGCAGTGCCCCGGCTGGTCATTGCCGCGCCGACGTCCGGCAGCGGCAAGACCACCGTCGCCACGGGTCTGATGGCCGCGCTCGCCGCGCGGGGGCTTGCCGTGTCTCCCCACAAGGTCGGCCCGGACTACATCGACCCCGGGTATCACGCGCTCGCCACCGGGCGGGTGGGGCGCAACCTCGACGCGTACCTGTGCGGGCCGGAGCTGGTCGGGCCGTTGTTCCTGCACGGGGCCCGCGGGTGTGACATCGCCGTCGTCGAGGGTGTGATGGGCATGTTCGACGGGGCCGCGGGGGAAGGTGAACTGGCGTCCACGGCTCATGTGGCGAAGCTGCTCGGGGCACCAGTGGTGCTGGTCGTCGACGCTTCGTCGCAGTCGCGGTCCGTGGCGGCGCTGGTGCACGGGTTCGCGTCCTGGGATCCCGCGGTGCGGGTCGGCGGTGTGATCCTCAACAAGGTCGCGTCCGACCGGCACGAGGAGTTGCTGCGGGAGGCGCTGGAGTCGGCCGGGGTGCCTGTCCTGGGCGTGCTGCGACGGGTCGCGCAGGTGGACACGCCGTCTCGGCATCTGGGGTTGGTGCCGGTCGCCGAGCGGCGGGCCGCGGCGGTGGAGGCTGTTGCCGCGATGGCCGCACAGGTGAGCGCGGGGTGTGATCTCGACGGGTTGGTCGCGCTGGCGCGCAGCGCGGGTGCGTTGTCGTGTGCGGGGTGGGATGCGGCTGAGGCAGTGGCTTCCTCGCCCCCGCCGCCCCTTCCCGTCGCGTCCCCGGGGGCTGCCGCTCCCGTACCCCCGCTTCGGCCCGCAGGGCCTCGTCCTCGGACGGCGGACGGGCCGGTGGTCGCCGTCGCCGGTGGGGCCGCCTTCACCTTCTCCTATGCCGAGCACGGTGAACTGCTGGCTGCCGCCGGTGCCGAGGTCGTCGTCTTCGATCCGCTGCGGGATGAGCAACTGCCCGACGGGGCAAGCGGGTTGGTCATCGGAGGCGGATTCCCCGAGGTGTATGCCGCTGAGCTGTCCGCCAACGAACCCCTGCGCAAAGCCGTCGCGGACCTCGCGGCGAGCGCCGCTCCCGTCGCCGCCGAGTGTGCCGGGCTGCTGTACCTGTGCCGGGAGATCGACGGGCTGCCCATGTGCGGGGTGCTCGATGCCGACGCGCGCATGTCCGAGCGGCTGACCCTCGGGTATCGGGATGCCGTCGCCGTGAGCGACAGTGTGCTGGCCGCCGCCGGGACCCGGATGCGGGGGCACGAGTTTCATCGCACGGTCGTCGAGCCCGGGGCGGGAGCGTCTCCCGCATGGGGCGTGCGCGCCCCGGCGCCGCGCGTCGAAGGTTTCGTACAACAAGGTGTGCACGCGAGTTATGTGCACACGCACTGGGCGTCCGAGCCCGGTGTCGCCCGTCGGTTCGTGGAGAGGTGCCGGACGTCATGA
- the cobI gene encoding precorrin-2 C(20)-methyltransferase, translating to MSSSRLIGVGVGPGDPELVTVKGVNALRAADVVVVPVMASPDGKDGGERGRAEATVLHYVPQEKVVRVVFALNERSDRARREAAWDAAGERVAGLLRERGTVAFATIGDPNVYSTFTYLALTIAELVPGTVVETVPGITAMQDLAARSGAVLTEGTEPLTLVPVTAGAAVLKDALNGPGTVVAYKFGRQAGEVAEALRETGRLADAVWGSALGLDSESIRPAAEIDGAPLPYLSTLIAPARREGGRGGKL from the coding sequence ATGAGCAGCAGCAGGCTGATCGGGGTCGGGGTGGGTCCCGGGGATCCGGAGCTGGTGACCGTCAAGGGCGTCAACGCCCTGCGGGCGGCCGATGTCGTCGTCGTACCCGTGATGGCCTCGCCCGACGGGAAGGACGGCGGGGAGCGCGGGCGGGCCGAGGCCACCGTGCTGCACTACGTTCCGCAGGAGAAGGTCGTCCGGGTCGTGTTCGCCCTCAACGAGCGCAGCGACCGGGCGCGGCGGGAGGCCGCCTGGGACGCGGCCGGGGAGCGGGTCGCCGGACTGCTGCGGGAGCGCGGCACCGTCGCGTTCGCCACCATCGGCGATCCCAACGTGTACTCGACCTTCACCTATCTCGCGCTGACCATCGCCGAACTGGTGCCGGGGACCGTGGTGGAGACCGTGCCCGGGATCACCGCGATGCAGGATCTGGCGGCGCGGTCGGGGGCTGTGCTCACCGAGGGCACCGAGCCGCTCACCCTCGTGCCCGTCACCGCCGGGGCGGCCGTACTCAAGGACGCGCTCAACGGGCCCGGCACCGTCGTCGCCTACAAGTTCGGGCGGCAGGCCGGCGAGGTCGCCGAGGCGCTGCGCGAGACCGGGCGGCTCGCCGACGCGGTGTGGGGTTCGGCGCTGGGGCTGGACTCCGAGTCGATCCGGCCGGCCGCCGAAATCGACGGCGCCCCGCTGCCGTACCTTTCCACGCTCATCGCGCCCGCGCGGCGTGAGGGCGGGCGGGGCGGCAAGTTGTGA
- a CDS encoding cobyric acid synthase — protein sequence MSGGLLVAGTTSDAGKSVVTAGICRWLVRQGVKVAPFKAQNMSLNSFVTREGAEIGRAQAMQAQACRIEPTALMNPVLLKPGGEQSSQVVLMGKPVGELSARGFFAEPGGSPPGSGLQGGRQQLLGTVLDCLAGLRGTYDAVICEGAGSPAEINLRRTDIVNMGIARNARLPVLVVGDIDRGGVFASFFGTVALLSPEDQELVAGFLVNKFRGDVGLLEPGLDMLHGLTGRHTYGVLPFRHGLGIDEEDGLRPAFKSSTALRGTALESNVAPPLGEDVLRVAVCAVPLMSNFTDVDALAAEPGVLVRFVDRPEELADADLVIVPGTRGTVKALEWLRERGLADVLVRRALEQRPVLGICGGYQILGEHIEDEVESRRGHVEGLGVLPVRVRFAREKTLTRPVGQALGEPVEGYEIHHGVAEVTGGEAFISDDGGHSLDGCRVGRTWGTHWHGSLESDGFRRAFLREVAAAAGRRFVPAPDTSFAALREEQLDRLGDLIEQHADTDALWRLIESGAPQGLPFIPPGAPA from the coding sequence ATGAGCGGTGGTCTGCTCGTCGCCGGTACCACCTCCGACGCCGGCAAGAGCGTCGTCACCGCCGGGATCTGTCGTTGGCTCGTGCGGCAAGGCGTCAAGGTCGCGCCCTTCAAGGCGCAGAACATGTCGCTCAACTCGTTCGTCACCCGGGAGGGCGCCGAAATCGGGCGGGCTCAGGCCATGCAGGCGCAGGCCTGCCGGATCGAACCCACCGCGCTCATGAATCCCGTGCTGCTCAAGCCCGGTGGCGAGCAGAGCAGTCAGGTCGTGCTGATGGGCAAGCCGGTCGGCGAGCTGAGTGCGCGCGGGTTCTTCGCGGAGCCCGGAGGGTCGCCCCCCGGCAGCGGCCTGCAAGGGGGGCGGCAGCAGCTTCTCGGCACCGTCCTCGACTGCCTCGCCGGGTTGCGGGGCACGTATGACGCCGTGATCTGTGAGGGGGCGGGTTCTCCCGCCGAGATCAACCTGCGGCGTACCGACATCGTGAACATGGGGATCGCCCGGAACGCGCGGCTTCCCGTGCTCGTGGTCGGGGACATCGACCGTGGCGGCGTCTTCGCCTCCTTCTTCGGGACCGTCGCACTTCTCTCGCCCGAGGACCAGGAACTCGTCGCCGGGTTCCTCGTCAACAAGTTCCGGGGAGACGTCGGCCTGCTGGAGCCCGGGCTCGACATGCTGCACGGCCTCACCGGGCGGCACACCTACGGCGTCCTGCCCTTCCGGCACGGTCTCGGCATCGACGAGGAGGACGGCCTGCGGCCCGCCTTCAAATCAAGCACAGCCCTGCGCGGGACGGCGCTCGAGTCGAACGTCGCGCCGCCCCTCGGTGAGGACGTGCTGCGCGTCGCCGTCTGCGCGGTCCCCCTCATGTCCAACTTCACCGACGTGGACGCGCTGGCCGCCGAACCGGGTGTCCTCGTGCGGTTCGTGGACCGGCCCGAGGAGCTGGCCGACGCCGACCTCGTCATCGTTCCGGGCACCCGGGGCACGGTGAAGGCCCTGGAGTGGCTGCGGGAGCGCGGCCTTGCGGACGTCCTGGTGCGAAGGGCGCTGGAGCAGCGGCCCGTCCTCGGCATCTGCGGTGGCTACCAGATCCTCGGCGAGCACATCGAGGACGAGGTCGAGAGCCGGCGCGGACACGTCGAGGGCCTCGGAGTCCTGCCCGTGCGGGTGCGGTTCGCCCGCGAGAAGACCCTCACGCGGCCGGTTGGCCAAGCCCTCGGCGAGCCCGTCGAGGGGTACGAGATCCATCACGGGGTCGCCGAGGTCACCGGCGGGGAAGCCTTCATCTCCGACGACGGGGGACACAGCCTGGACGGCTGCCGGGTCGGCCGGACCTGGGGCACGCACTGGCACGGTTCGCTGGAGTCGGACGGCTTCCGGCGGGCCTTCCTGCGGGAGGTGGCGGCCGCCGCGGGCCGCCGCTTCGTGCCGGCCCCCGACACCTCGTTCGCCGCGCTGCGCGAGGAGCAGCTCGACCGGCTCGGCGACCTGATCGAACAGCACGCGGACACGGACGCGCTGTGGCGGCTCATCGAGTCGGGCGCGCCGCAAGGACTGCCTTTCATTCCACCGGGAGCGCCCGCATGA
- the cobN gene encoding cobaltochelatase subunit CobN, with translation MSTVLLLSTADTDLLAARAASGADYRIGNPTRVDVAEELPGLLDGADIAVVRLLGGKRAWEDGLAALRASGVPTVLLGGETVPDAELMAESSVPAGVVAEALRYLVEGGPANLTELARFLSDTVLLTGEGFLEPQKMPEHGVHGEREFTEGRPTVGVLFYRAHELSGNTAFVDTLCDAIEARGANALPVYCGSLRGADPALYETLARADTLVATVLAAGGTHASHASAGGDEEAWDIGALADLDVPVLQGLCLTSSRDAWDESDAALSPMDAAMQVAIPEFDGRLITVPFSFKEQGPEDVPVYVADPERAARVAGIAVRHARLRHKPNADKKLALVFTAYPTKHSRVGNAVGLDTPASAVRVLDALKDAGYGVTAYPAGGDELIHRLIAAGGHDVEWLTEEQLASAPARVPLADYQAWFDKLDPELRDGMLEAWGEPPGSLYVDGDDIVLASLQFGNVVVMIQPPRGFGENPIAIYHDPDMPPSHHYMAAYRWLEAATSEGGFGADAIVHMGKHGTMEWLPGKGLGLSRGCAPDAVLGELPLIYPFIVNDPGEGTQAKRRGHATVVDHLVPPMARADTYGDLAKLEQLLDEYALVSDLDPTKAPAVRAQIWTLVKAAELHHDLHVDEQPQDGDFDEFVMHIDGYLCEIKDVQIRDGLHILGGGPVGEPRVNLVLAVLRASQVWGGQANALPGLRASLAAHFGLAEKELLAEPGAPVKVPVELSDLVEGPSRTAADAIDLLEQLCRRIAEGMEAREWAVTESRALARDVLGTELPDAVAVLEFACNEVVPRLARTTDEIGHILKALDGGYVPAGPSGSPTRGLVNVLPTGRNFYSVDPKAIPSRLSWEVGQSLADSLVQRYLQDTGDYPKSVGLTVWGTSAMRTQGDDIAEILALLGCRPVWDDASRRVTGFEVVGLAELGRPRIDVTVRISGFFRDAFPHVVGLIDDAVRAVAELDEPADRNFVRAHADEDTAEHGDRRRATARVFGSKPGAYGAGLLPLIDARNWRSDADLAEVYAVWGGYAYGRGLDGRAARGDMETAFRRINVAAKNVDTREHDLVDADDYFQYHGGMVAMVRHLTGESPEAYVGDSATPDQVKTRTLGEETHRVFRARVVNPRWMAAMRRHGYKGAFEMAATVDYLFGYDATAGVVDDWMYEKLSAEYVFAPENREFMKKSNPWALRGITERLLEAADRGLWAEPDAQTLEQLRATYLELEGDLEGDQ, from the coding sequence ATGAGCACAGTGTTGTTGTTGTCGACCGCCGACACGGATCTGCTGGCGGCCCGGGCCGCCTCCGGTGCCGACTACCGGATCGGCAACCCGACCCGCGTGGACGTGGCGGAGGAACTGCCCGGGCTGCTCGACGGCGCGGACATCGCCGTCGTACGGCTGCTCGGCGGGAAGCGGGCCTGGGAGGACGGGCTCGCCGCGCTCAGGGCGTCCGGCGTACCGACCGTGCTGCTCGGCGGGGAGACCGTGCCGGACGCGGAGTTGATGGCCGAGTCGTCGGTGCCCGCCGGTGTGGTCGCCGAGGCGCTCAGGTACCTCGTCGAGGGCGGGCCCGCCAACCTCACCGAGCTGGCCCGGTTCCTGTCCGACACCGTGCTGCTGACCGGTGAGGGTTTCCTCGAACCGCAGAAGATGCCCGAACACGGCGTCCACGGCGAGCGGGAGTTCACCGAGGGGCGGCCGACCGTCGGCGTGCTCTTCTACCGGGCCCATGAGCTGAGCGGCAACACCGCCTTCGTGGACACCCTGTGCGACGCGATCGAGGCACGCGGCGCCAACGCCCTTCCGGTGTACTGCGGTTCGCTGCGCGGCGCGGACCCGGCGCTGTACGAGACCCTCGCAAGGGCCGACACCCTGGTGGCCACGGTCCTGGCCGCGGGCGGCACGCACGCCTCCCACGCCTCGGCCGGCGGCGACGAGGAGGCATGGGACATCGGGGCGCTCGCCGATCTCGACGTCCCCGTCCTGCAGGGCCTGTGCCTCACCTCCTCGCGGGACGCCTGGGACGAGTCGGACGCCGCGCTGTCCCCGATGGACGCGGCGATGCAGGTCGCGATCCCGGAGTTCGACGGGCGCCTGATCACCGTTCCGTTCTCGTTCAAGGAGCAGGGCCCCGAGGACGTGCCCGTGTACGTCGCCGACCCGGAGCGGGCCGCGCGGGTCGCCGGAATCGCCGTACGGCACGCACGGTTGAGGCACAAGCCGAACGCGGACAAGAAGCTGGCGCTCGTCTTCACCGCCTACCCGACCAAGCACTCGCGCGTCGGCAACGCGGTCGGCCTGGACACGCCCGCCTCGGCGGTCCGGGTGCTGGACGCCCTGAAGGACGCCGGGTACGGGGTCACCGCATACCCGGCGGGCGGCGACGAGTTGATCCACCGGCTCATCGCGGCCGGCGGTCACGACGTCGAGTGGCTGACCGAGGAGCAGCTGGCCTCCGCGCCCGCCCGCGTACCGCTCGCGGACTATCAGGCGTGGTTCGACAAGCTCGACCCCGAGCTGCGGGACGGGATGCTGGAGGCGTGGGGTGAGCCGCCGGGCTCCCTCTACGTCGACGGGGACGACATCGTGCTCGCGTCCCTGCAGTTCGGGAACGTCGTCGTGATGATCCAGCCGCCGCGTGGTTTCGGCGAGAACCCGATCGCGATCTACCACGACCCCGACATGCCGCCCTCGCACCACTACATGGCGGCCTATCGCTGGCTGGAGGCTGCGACATCGGAGGGGGGCTTCGGCGCCGACGCGATCGTCCACATGGGCAAGCACGGCACGATGGAGTGGCTGCCGGGCAAGGGCCTGGGGCTCTCGCGCGGGTGCGCGCCGGACGCCGTGCTCGGCGAACTGCCGCTGATCTACCCCTTCATCGTCAACGACCCCGGCGAGGGCACCCAGGCCAAGCGGCGCGGGCACGCCACGGTCGTCGACCACCTCGTACCGCCGATGGCCCGTGCCGACACCTATGGCGACCTGGCCAAGCTGGAGCAGCTGCTCGACGAGTACGCGCTGGTCTCCGACCTGGACCCGACGAAGGCGCCTGCCGTGCGGGCCCAGATCTGGACGCTGGTCAAGGCGGCCGAGCTGCACCACGACCTGCACGTGGACGAGCAGCCGCAGGACGGCGACTTCGACGAGTTCGTCATGCACATCGACGGCTATCTGTGCGAGATCAAGGACGTGCAGATCAGGGACGGTCTGCACATTCTCGGCGGCGGACCGGTCGGTGAGCCGCGCGTCAATCTGGTACTCGCCGTGCTGCGTGCCTCGCAGGTGTGGGGCGGACAGGCGAACGCGCTGCCGGGGCTCAGGGCTTCGCTCGCGGCTCATTTCGGGCTGGCCGAGAAGGAGTTGCTCGCCGAGCCGGGTGCGCCGGTGAAGGTGCCGGTGGAGCTGAGTGACCTCGTCGAGGGGCCGTCCCGTACGGCCGCCGACGCCATCGACCTGCTGGAGCAGCTGTGCCGGCGGATCGCGGAGGGGATGGAGGCGAGGGAGTGGGCCGTCACCGAGAGCCGCGCCCTCGCGCGTGACGTCCTCGGCACCGAACTCCCGGACGCCGTCGCGGTGTTGGAGTTCGCCTGCAACGAGGTGGTGCCCCGGCTGGCGAGGACGACCGACGAGATCGGCCACATCCTCAAGGCCCTCGACGGCGGTTACGTTCCCGCCGGTCCCTCCGGCTCCCCCACCCGCGGACTGGTCAACGTCCTGCCGACCGGCCGGAACTTCTACTCCGTCGACCCCAAGGCCATCCCTTCCAGGCTGAGCTGGGAGGTCGGCCAGTCCCTCGCCGACTCGCTCGTCCAGCGGTACCTGCAGGACACGGGCGACTATCCGAAGTCCGTCGGCCTGACGGTCTGGGGCACGTCCGCGATGCGCACCCAGGGCGACGACATCGCCGAGATCCTGGCGCTGCTGGGCTGCCGGCCGGTGTGGGACGACGCCTCGCGCAGGGTGACCGGCTTCGAGGTCGTCGGCCTCGCGGAGCTCGGCCGCCCGCGCATCGATGTCACCGTCCGCATCTCCGGCTTCTTCCGGGACGCGTTCCCGCACGTCGTCGGGCTGATCGACGACGCCGTCCGCGCGGTCGCCGAGCTGGACGAGCCCGCCGACCGGAACTTCGTGCGGGCCCACGCCGACGAGGACACGGCCGAGCACGGCGACCGGCGGCGCGCTACGGCCCGTGTCTTCGGCTCCAAGCCGGGGGCCTACGGGGCGGGGTTGCTGCCGCTGATCGACGCCCGCAACTGGCGCTCCGACGCCGACCTCGCCGAGGTGTACGCGGTGTGGGGCGGCTACGCGTACGGCCGCGGGCTCGACGGACGGGCCGCTCGCGGGGACATGGAGACCGCGTTCCGGCGGATCAACGTCGCCGCCAAGAACGTCGACACCCGCGAGCACGATCTCGTCGACGCCGACGACTACTTCCAGTACCACGGCGGCATGGTCGCCATGGTGCGGCATCTGACGGGCGAGAGTCCCGAGGCGTACGTCGGCGACTCCGCCACCCCGGACCAGGTGAAGACCCGGACGCTGGGCGAGGAGACCCACCGTGTCTTCCGCGCCCGCGTGGTCAACCCGCGCTGGATGGCGGCGATGCGGCGGCACGGCTACAAGGGCGCCTTCGAGATGGCGGCGACCGTCGACTACCTCTTCGGCTACGACGCCACGGCCGGCGTCGTGGACGACTGGATGTACGAGAAACTCAGCGCCGAGTACGTCTTCGCCCCGGAGAACCGGGAGTTCATGAAGAAGTCCAACCCGTGGGCGCTGCGCGGGATCACCGAGCGCCTGCTGGAGGCCGCGGACCGCGGCCTGTGGGCCGAGCCGGACGCGCAGACGCTGGAGCAGCTGCGCGCCACGTACCTGGAGCTTGAAGGCGACTTGGAGGGCGACCAGTGA
- a CDS encoding putative cobaltochelatase: protein MTTPFPFTAVVGQDDLRLALLLNAVSPAVGGVLVRGEKGTAKSTAVRALSALLPEVAVVPGCRFSCDPAKPDPECPDGPHEAGSGTQRPARMVELPVGASEDRLVGALDIERALAEGVKAFEPGLLADAHRGILYVDEVNLLHDHLVDLLLDAAAMGASYVEREGVSVRHAARFLLVGTMNPEEGELRPQLLDRFGLTVEVAASREPDQRVEVVRRRLAHDDDPPAFAARWADEERAVRQRIVAARKLLPSVRLGDGPLRQIAATCAAFEVDGMRADIVMARTATALAAWAGRTEVLAEDVRQAALLALPHRRRRNPFDAPGLDEDKLDETLEEFGEPEDDDPGPDGPGGGGGGQPPSESDGPQGGDTGARPEPGEGGEPQASGAAEQSAVRAAEPFRTKVLSVPGIGEGASGRRSRARTEHGRTTGARRPRGALTKLHLAATVQAAAPHQRARGRSGRGLVVRRDDLRQATREGREGNLVLFVVDASGSMAARQRMSAVKGAVLSLLLDAYQRRDKVGLVTFRGAAADVALPPTSSVDAAAVRLETLPTGGRTPLAAGLLKAHDVLRVERLRDPARRALVVVVTDGRATGGPEPVALAGRAARLFAAEGVASVVVDCESGPVRLGLAGQLAGELGGAAVTLDELRADSIAGLVRDVQGTQGTSRRAA, encoded by the coding sequence GTGACCACCCCCTTCCCCTTTACGGCCGTGGTCGGCCAGGACGACCTGCGGCTCGCGCTGCTGCTGAACGCCGTGTCGCCGGCCGTGGGCGGTGTGCTGGTGCGCGGCGAGAAGGGCACCGCCAAGTCGACGGCCGTACGCGCGCTTTCGGCGCTGCTGCCGGAGGTGGCGGTCGTCCCCGGGTGCCGCTTCTCCTGCGATCCCGCGAAGCCGGACCCGGAATGCCCGGACGGGCCGCACGAGGCCGGCTCCGGCACTCAACGGCCCGCGCGGATGGTCGAGTTGCCCGTCGGCGCCTCCGAGGACCGGCTCGTGGGCGCCCTCGACATCGAGCGGGCGCTGGCCGAGGGCGTCAAGGCCTTCGAGCCCGGCCTGCTCGCGGACGCGCACCGCGGGATCCTCTACGTCGACGAGGTCAATCTCCTGCACGACCACCTCGTCGACCTGCTGCTGGACGCGGCCGCGATGGGCGCCTCCTATGTCGAACGCGAGGGCGTCTCCGTCCGGCACGCCGCCCGTTTCCTTCTCGTCGGCACCATGAACCCCGAAGAGGGCGAACTGCGGCCGCAGTTGCTCGACCGGTTCGGGCTGACGGTGGAGGTGGCGGCCTCCCGGGAGCCCGACCAGCGGGTGGAGGTCGTACGGCGGCGGCTCGCCCACGACGACGATCCGCCCGCCTTCGCGGCGCGTTGGGCGGACGAGGAGAGGGCGGTACGTCAGCGGATCGTCGCCGCACGCAAGTTGCTGCCGTCGGTGCGGCTGGGCGACGGGCCGCTGCGGCAGATCGCGGCGACCTGTGCCGCCTTCGAGGTGGACGGCATGCGGGCCGACATCGTGATGGCCCGTACCGCGACCGCGCTGGCTGCGTGGGCCGGGCGGACCGAGGTGCTGGCCGAGGACGTACGGCAGGCGGCGCTGCTCGCGCTGCCGCACCGGCGGCGGCGTAATCCCTTTGACGCTCCGGGACTTGACGAGGACAAGCTCGACGAGACGCTGGAGGAGTTCGGGGAGCCCGAGGACGACGATCCTGGGCCGGACGGGCCCGGTGGTGGGGGTGGCGGGCAGCCGCCCTCCGAGTCGGACGGTCCGCAGGGTGGTGACACCGGTGCCCGGCCCGAGCCCGGGGAGGGCGGCGAGCCGCAGGCCTCGGGAGCGGCCGAGCAGTCCGCCGTACGCGCCGCCGAGCCGTTCCGCACCAAGGTGCTGAGCGTGCCCGGGATCGGTGAGGGCGCGTCCGGGCGGCGTTCGCGGGCGCGGACGGAGCACGGCCGGACGACGGGTGCCCGACGGCCCCGGGGCGCGCTCACCAAACTGCACCTGGCGGCGACCGTGCAGGCCGCCGCGCCGCATCAGCGGGCGCGTGGCCGGTCGGGGCGGGGGCTGGTCGTGCGGCGGGACGATCTGCGGCAGGCGACCCGGGAGGGGCGCGAGGGCAACCTCGTGCTGTTCGTGGTCGACGCCTCCGGGTCGATGGCGGCCCGGCAGCGGATGAGTGCCGTGAAGGGCGCCGTGCTCTCGCTGCTGCTGGACGCGTATCAGCGGCGGGACAAGGTGGGGCTGGTGACGTTTCGGGGGGCGGCCGCCGATGTCGCGCTGCCGCCGACCTCGTCCGTGGACGCGGCGGCCGTCCGGCTGGAGACGTTGCCGACCGGTGGCCGTACGCCTCTTGCGGCCGGGTTGCTGAAGGCGCACGACGTGCTCCGGGTGGAGCGGTTGCGCGATCCGGCGCGGCGGGCGCTGGTCGTGGTGGTCACCGACGGGCGGGCCACGGGCGGCCCTGAGCCGGTCGCGCTCGCCGGGCGGGCGGCCCGGCTGTTCGCGGCCGAGGGGGTCGCCTCCGTGGTCGTCGACTGCGAGTCGGGGCCCGTACGGCTGGGGCTGGCCGGACAGCTCGCCGGGGAGCTCGGCGGTGCGGCGGTGACGCTCGACGAGTTGCGGGCGGACTCGATCGCCGGCCTGGTGAGGGATGTACAGGGCACGCAGGGAACTTCGAGGAGGGCCGCGTAA
- the cobO gene encoding cob(I)yrinic acid a,c-diamide adenosyltransferase gives MPQGQPSVVPDDGLTTRQRRNRPLVVVHTGIGKGKSTAAFGLALRAWNQGWPIGVFQFVKSAKWKVGEENALRVLGASGEGGSVDWHKMGEGWSWVQRDSQMDNEEKAREGWEQVKRDLAAETYRLYVLDEFAYPMHWGWVDTDEVVEVLRERPGTQHVVITGRNAPEKLVGFADLVTDMSKVKHPMDEGQKGQRGIEW, from the coding sequence ATGCCGCAGGGGCAGCCGAGTGTGGTGCCGGACGACGGACTGACGACCCGTCAGCGACGTAATCGGCCGCTGGTCGTCGTGCACACGGGCATCGGGAAGGGCAAGTCCACGGCCGCCTTCGGGCTGGCGCTGCGGGCCTGGAACCAGGGGTGGCCGATCGGGGTGTTCCAGTTCGTCAAGTCGGCCAAGTGGAAGGTCGGCGAGGAGAACGCGCTGCGGGTGCTCGGCGCCTCGGGTGAAGGCGGAAGCGTCGACTGGCACAAGATGGGCGAGGGGTGGTCCTGGGTTCAGCGGGACTCCCAGATGGACAACGAGGAGAAGGCCCGGGAGGGCTGGGAGCAGGTCAAGCGGGACCTCGCCGCCGAGACGTACAGGCTGTATGTGCTCGACGAGTTCGCGTATCCGATGCACTGGGGGTGGGTGGACACCGACGAGGTCGTGGAGGTGCTGCGGGAGCGGCCGGGGACCCAGCACGTGGTCATCACCGGGCGGAACGCGCCGGAGAAGCTCGTCGGGTTCGCCGACCTCGTGACCGACATGTCCAAGGTCAAGCATCCGATGGACGAGGGCCAGAAGGGTCAGAGGGGCATCGAGTGGTAA
- a CDS encoding ZIP family metal transporter: MAVFVALGAFLMTLAGGWTAQRVTDRRHLVLGLAGGLMLGVVGLDLLPEALKAAGGEVFGVPAALLLFVAGFLLAHLVERLLAARQASHGGEETDGRAPEVGLTAAAAMVGHSAMDGVAIGAAFQVGGGMGTAVALAVVAHDFADGFNTYTITSLYGNARRKALTMLFADAAAPVVGAASTAFVTIPAGLLGGYLGLFGGVLLYLAAAEILPEAHHEHPARSTLLCTVAGVLFIWLVVGIAS, from the coding sequence ATGGCGGTCTTCGTCGCGCTCGGCGCGTTCCTGATGACGCTGGCCGGCGGCTGGACGGCACAGCGGGTGACCGACCGTCGCCATCTGGTCCTCGGCCTGGCCGGCGGCCTGATGCTCGGTGTGGTCGGCCTGGACCTGTTGCCGGAGGCGCTCAAGGCGGCGGGCGGCGAGGTCTTCGGCGTCCCGGCGGCCCTGCTCCTGTTCGTGGCAGGGTTCCTGCTGGCCCACCTGGTGGAACGGCTGCTGGCCGCCCGCCAGGCCTCCCACGGCGGGGAGGAGACGGACGGCCGGGCTCCCGAGGTGGGCCTGACCGCGGCCGCCGCGATGGTCGGGCACAGCGCCATGGACGGCGTGGCGATCGGCGCGGCCTTCCAGGTCGGCGGAGGCATGGGCACGGCGGTCGCGCTGGCCGTGGTCGCCCACGACTTCGCGGACGGCTTCAACACGTACACGATCACGAGCCTGTACGGGAACGCCCGCCGCAAGGCGCTCACGATGCTGTTCGCGGACGCGGCGGCACCGGTCGTCGGCGCGGCCTCGACCGCGTTCGTCACCATCCCGGCGGGCCTGCTCGGTGGCTATCTGGGTCTCTTCGGCGGCGTACTCCTCTATCTCGCCGCGGCCGAGATCCTGCCCGAGGCGCACCACGAACACCCCGCCCGCTCGACCCTGCTGTGCACGGTGGCGGGCGTGCTGTTCATCTGGCTGGTGGTGGGCATCGCGAGCTGA